A single region of the Microbulbifer sp. MKSA007 genome encodes:
- the secG gene encoding preprotein translocase subunit SecG — translation MEKLVLVVHVLTALGIIGLILLQQGKGAEAGASFGAGASQTVFGSQGSGNFFSRLTAIFATVFFVTSFGLAILAKQGAGANVDADLPQIPAMEQQIGPAEDLPAIDSDIPQLETDLETGDIPQIPADSTGSEEPAANQESEEQQ, via the coding sequence ATGGAAAAATTGGTATTAGTTGTACACGTTTTGACCGCATTAGGCATTATTGGCCTGATTTTGTTGCAGCAAGGTAAAGGTGCCGAAGCCGGTGCATCCTTTGGTGCGGGCGCGTCCCAGACAGTTTTTGGCAGTCAAGGTAGCGGAAATTTCTTTTCCCGCTTGACAGCAATTTTTGCGACGGTATTCTTCGTCACCAGTTTCGGCCTGGCCATCCTGGCTAAGCAAGGTGCAGGCGCCAACGTTGATGCGGACCTTCCGCAAATTCCAGCAATGGAGCAGCAAATTGGCCCAGCCGAAGATCTGCCTGCTATCGATAGCGATATCCCGCAGCTCGAAACAGATTTGGAAACTGGCGATATCCCGCAGATTCCTGCAGACAGCACCGGTTCAGAAGAGCCAGCTGCTAACCAGGAAAGTGAGGAACAGCAGTAA
- the tpiA gene encoding triose-phosphate isomerase, with amino-acid sequence MRTPLVAANWKMNGSREFAERFFTELNLEGVKSGVVVCPSFPYLGLVADAAEKSGGFSLGAQDLSQEPKGAFTGEVSASMLLDWNTRYVIVGHSERRSLYGETSELVAKKFVAAQEAGLTPILCVGETLEEREQESTLEVVAEQLQAVADIIDSAGWKQSVIAYEPVWAIGTGKTATPDEAQAVHAFIRSQLGDLGAEVQILYGGSVKSANARELFAQADIDGALVGGASLDAGEFAEICRAAV; translated from the coding sequence ATGCGAACACCGCTAGTAGCAGCAAACTGGAAAATGAACGGCAGCCGCGAGTTTGCCGAACGTTTTTTCACCGAACTCAACCTCGAAGGTGTGAAGTCCGGTGTTGTTGTTTGCCCATCTTTTCCATACCTCGGCTTGGTGGCTGATGCGGCGGAAAAGAGCGGAGGTTTCAGCTTGGGTGCCCAGGACCTTAGCCAGGAGCCCAAAGGGGCGTTTACTGGTGAGGTTTCCGCTAGCATGTTACTGGATTGGAATACCCGTTACGTTATTGTCGGGCATTCTGAGCGCCGTAGTCTCTACGGAGAAACCAGTGAGTTAGTGGCGAAAAAATTTGTTGCGGCCCAAGAGGCGGGATTGACTCCAATACTTTGCGTCGGGGAAACCCTTGAAGAACGCGAGCAGGAGAGCACTCTCGAAGTGGTTGCAGAACAACTTCAAGCGGTTGCCGATATCATTGATTCGGCTGGCTGGAAGCAGTCCGTGATTGCCTATGAGCCGGTATGGGCCATTGGCACGGGGAAAACTGCGACCCCTGATGAAGCCCAAGCTGTACATGCGTTTATTCGCTCGCAGTTGGGAGATTTGGGCGCTGAAGTACAGATTTTATATGGCGGTAGTGTAAAATCCGCAAATGCCAGGGAGCTTTTTGCCCAGGCAGATATTGATGGCGCCCTGGTGGGTGGAGCCTCGCTGGATGCCGGCGAGTTTGCTGAGATTTGTCGCGCTGCTGTTTAA
- the glmM gene encoding phosphoglucosamine mutase, translated as MERKYFGTDGIRGRVGEGAITPDFMLRLGYAAGKVLGRISKAKHHRRPRILIGKDTRVSGYMFEAALQAGLINAGVDVALLGPMPTPAIAYLTRTFHAGAGIVISASHNPYHDNGIKFFSAEGSKLPDEVELEIEAALELPMETSDDLGRAYRVDDAAARYIEFCKASTPWGFSLEGLKIVLDCANGATYHVAPMVFREQGAEVSVIGAGPDGLNINLDCGSTKPQQLQRAVVKRGADLGIAFDGDGDRVLFVDANGELVDGDQLLYIIAMHQHKFLGGCSGVVGTLMSNYGFELALRENKIPFERAKVGDRHVLEKMSANQWKLGGESSGHIICADASTTGDGIIAALQVLRGLCEFDEPLHQLKSRMTMFPQHMINVQLAHRDGVLDHTDVKAIVVDAERQLADSGRVLLRPSGTEPLIRVMVEGRDSALVEQLAKDISSVVERIGNN; from the coding sequence ATGGAAAGAAAGTATTTTGGCACTGATGGTATTCGTGGTCGCGTTGGCGAGGGAGCAATTACTCCCGATTTTATGCTGCGCCTGGGATATGCAGCGGGCAAGGTACTGGGAAGAATTTCCAAAGCTAAACACCACCGACGTCCCCGCATCCTTATCGGTAAGGACACTCGGGTCTCCGGCTACATGTTTGAGGCAGCGCTGCAGGCGGGCCTGATTAATGCTGGCGTGGATGTCGCCCTGTTGGGGCCAATGCCGACTCCGGCGATCGCCTACCTGACCCGGACTTTCCATGCCGGTGCAGGCATTGTTATCAGCGCCTCCCATAATCCTTACCACGACAATGGCATTAAGTTTTTCAGCGCTGAAGGCTCCAAGTTACCGGATGAGGTTGAATTGGAGATTGAAGCCGCTCTCGAGCTGCCGATGGAAACTTCTGACGATCTCGGTCGCGCCTATCGAGTTGATGATGCAGCCGCGCGTTACATCGAGTTCTGCAAGGCTTCCACGCCCTGGGGTTTCTCCCTTGAGGGTTTGAAGATTGTTCTCGACTGCGCCAATGGAGCCACTTATCACGTAGCGCCGATGGTGTTTCGTGAGCAGGGAGCAGAAGTCAGCGTAATTGGAGCGGGCCCTGATGGACTCAATATCAATCTAGATTGCGGCTCCACTAAACCACAGCAGTTGCAACGGGCCGTGGTTAAGCGCGGTGCGGACCTGGGCATAGCCTTTGATGGTGACGGGGACAGGGTGTTGTTCGTCGATGCCAATGGGGAATTGGTCGATGGCGATCAGCTGTTGTATATCATTGCCATGCACCAGCATAAATTCTTGGGCGGTTGCAGTGGTGTTGTCGGCACCTTGATGAGCAATTACGGTTTTGAGCTTGCATTGCGCGAAAACAAAATCCCGTTTGAGAGAGCCAAAGTGGGCGACCGCCATGTGCTTGAAAAAATGTCAGCTAATCAGTGGAAACTGGGAGGCGAGTCATCAGGCCACATTATCTGTGCCGATGCTTCTACCACCGGCGACGGTATCATTGCCGCACTGCAGGTACTGCGTGGCCTGTGTGAATTTGATGAGCCCTTGCATCAGCTTAAATCCCGTATGACAATGTTCCCCCAGCACATGATTAATGTGCAACTGGCTCATCGCGATGGTGTTCTCGATCACACAGACGTTAAGGCCATTGTTGTCGATGCAGAACGTCAGCTCGCAGACAGCGGACGTGTGCTGCTGCGGCCATCTGGCACAGAGCCTCTGATTCGGGTAATGGTTGAAGGTCGCGACAGCGCCCTGGTGGAACAGCTGGCCAAAGATATTTCCTCCGTGGTGGAGCGAATTGGAAATAACTGA
- the folP gene encoding dihydropteroate synthase, with the protein MGVLNTTPDSFSDGGNYYASGSLDLTLALQRAEQMLSEGATILDIGGESTRPGASAVTEQQELDRVVPVVEAIKANFDAIISVDTSTPAVMRESAAVGAGLINDVRALERPGALEAAVESGLAICLMHMQGQPGTMQDDPSYTDVVEDVARYLQKRVDLCIDLGVTRDRLILDPGFGFGKTDEHNLALLRNLSQLAPADMPILAGLSRKSMIGRLLDRDVDGRLPGSLALAMLAAQKGARILRVHDVAETVDVLRMQQLVCSEI; encoded by the coding sequence ATGGGGGTTCTGAATACAACGCCAGACTCCTTTTCCGACGGTGGCAATTACTATGCCTCCGGTAGCCTGGACTTGACCCTGGCTCTGCAGAGAGCGGAACAGATGCTCTCTGAGGGAGCGACAATCCTGGATATTGGCGGAGAATCGACACGCCCCGGCGCATCGGCGGTCACCGAGCAGCAGGAGCTGGATCGGGTAGTGCCGGTGGTGGAGGCAATCAAAGCGAACTTTGACGCGATTATCTCTGTCGATACCAGTACTCCGGCAGTGATGCGTGAGTCAGCTGCGGTAGGGGCGGGACTGATCAATGATGTTCGTGCCTTGGAGCGCCCGGGTGCACTGGAAGCAGCCGTCGAGAGTGGCTTGGCGATCTGCCTGATGCATATGCAGGGTCAGCCCGGCACTATGCAGGATGATCCGTCTTACACTGATGTTGTAGAGGATGTCGCCAGGTATCTGCAGAAACGGGTCGATCTCTGTATCGATCTGGGGGTGACACGGGACCGGCTCATTCTCGACCCGGGTTTTGGCTTTGGCAAAACCGATGAGCACAATTTAGCGTTGTTGCGTAATTTGTCGCAGCTGGCGCCGGCGGATATGCCCATACTGGCAGGCTTGTCGCGTAAGTCGATGATCGGCCGCCTGCTCGATCGAGATGTAGATGGCCGACTCCCCGGTAGCTTGGCCCTGGCCATGTTGGCTGCGCAAAAAGGCGCAAGAATTTTACGTGTCCACGATGTTGCGGAAACCGTGGATGTGTTGCGCATGCAGCAATTGGTTTGCAGCGAAATTTGA
- the ftsH gene encoding ATP-dependent zinc metalloprotease FtsH, translating into MAKNLVLWLIIAAVLLMVFQNFKPQSRDEALSYSDFVQDVQSGQVKNVIVDGLVITGEKADGSRFKTIQPQIIDDELTNELVRSNVQFVGREPESPSIWQQLLVASFPILIIIAVFMFFMRQMQGGAGGRSGPMAFGKSKARLLGEDQIKTTFSDVAGVDEAKEEVQELVEFLRDPTKFQRLGGNIPRGVLMCGPPGTGKTLLAKAIAGEAKVPFFSISGSDFVEMFVGVGASRVRDMFDQAKKQAPCIIFIDEIDAVGRHRGAGVGGGHDEREQTLNQLLVEMDGFEGNEGVIVIAATNRPDVLDHALLRPGRFDRQVFVGLPDIRGREQILKVHMRKVPMDDKVNPQTIARGTPGFSGADLANLVNEAALFAARANRRTVTMEEFERARDKIMMGAERKSMVMNEKEKVNTAYHEAGHAIIGRLVPEHDPVHKVTIIPRGRALGVTQFLPEEDKYSLSKRAIESQLCSLFGGRIAEEMTLGIDGVTTGASNDIERATDLARSMVTKWGLSEKLGPLHYGEDESGQPGQGNPVSGKTTYEIEAEVRRIIDGCYDRAQKLLEDNRDILEAMKDALMEYETLDAEQVDDLMARRKVRAPRDWEDNNFGSGGNSPTQDTETTEASTEADKSNTVGGPLNGH; encoded by the coding sequence ATGGCAAAGAACCTAGTACTGTGGTTGATCATCGCAGCGGTACTGCTGATGGTTTTTCAAAACTTTAAACCGCAGTCACGGGATGAGGCTCTCAGTTACTCCGACTTTGTTCAGGATGTGCAGTCGGGCCAAGTTAAGAACGTGATCGTAGACGGTCTGGTAATCACCGGCGAAAAAGCCGATGGCAGCCGCTTCAAGACTATCCAGCCACAGATTATTGACGATGAACTCACCAATGAGCTGGTTCGCAGCAATGTGCAATTCGTTGGTCGCGAGCCTGAGTCTCCGAGTATCTGGCAGCAGCTTCTGGTAGCCAGCTTCCCGATCCTGATTATTATCGCTGTATTTATGTTCTTTATGCGCCAAATGCAGGGCGGAGCCGGCGGTCGCTCAGGTCCTATGGCATTTGGTAAGAGCAAGGCGCGCCTGCTGGGCGAAGACCAGATCAAGACAACTTTTTCCGATGTTGCCGGAGTAGATGAAGCTAAGGAAGAGGTACAGGAGCTGGTCGAGTTCCTGCGCGATCCCACCAAGTTCCAGCGCCTGGGTGGCAATATCCCCCGTGGCGTATTGATGTGTGGCCCTCCCGGTACCGGTAAGACCCTGCTTGCCAAAGCAATTGCCGGCGAAGCAAAAGTACCTTTCTTCTCCATCTCCGGTTCTGACTTTGTTGAGATGTTTGTTGGTGTGGGCGCTTCCCGGGTGCGGGATATGTTTGACCAGGCCAAGAAGCAGGCTCCCTGCATCATCTTTATCGACGAGATTGACGCTGTTGGCCGTCACCGTGGAGCCGGTGTTGGCGGTGGTCACGATGAGCGCGAGCAGACCCTGAACCAGCTGCTGGTTGAGATGGATGGGTTCGAAGGTAATGAGGGCGTGATCGTTATTGCCGCGACTAACCGCCCGGATGTACTGGACCATGCCTTGCTGCGCCCAGGTCGCTTTGACCGCCAGGTATTTGTTGGACTCCCGGATATTCGTGGCCGCGAACAGATCCTCAAAGTTCATATGCGCAAGGTGCCTATGGACGACAAGGTGAACCCACAGACGATTGCCCGTGGAACCCCTGGTTTCTCCGGTGCCGATCTGGCCAACCTGGTCAACGAAGCCGCCCTGTTTGCTGCGCGGGCCAATAGACGCACCGTGACCATGGAAGAGTTTGAGCGCGCCCGTGACAAGATCATGATGGGCGCCGAGCGCAAGTCCATGGTGATGAATGAAAAGGAGAAGGTGAATACCGCCTATCACGAGGCCGGTCACGCCATTATTGGTCGACTGGTACCGGAGCATGACCCGGTACACAAAGTAACTATTATCCCCCGTGGCCGCGCTCTGGGTGTGACCCAGTTCCTGCCAGAGGAAGACAAGTACAGCCTGTCAAAGCGCGCGATTGAATCGCAATTGTGCTCCCTGTTTGGCGGCCGTATTGCTGAGGAAATGACCCTGGGTATCGACGGCGTTACTACCGGCGCTTCCAATGACATCGAGCGGGCCACCGACTTGGCGCGCAGTATGGTGACCAAGTGGGGCTTGTCTGAAAAGCTCGGCCCATTGCATTACGGCGAAGATGAAAGCGGTCAGCCCGGCCAGGGTAATCCGGTTTCCGGCAAGACCACTTATGAAATCGAAGCCGAAGTACGCCGTATTATTGACGGCTGTTACGACCGCGCGCAGAAACTGCTGGAAGACAATCGAGATATTCTTGAAGCTATGAAAGATGCGCTGATGGAATATGAAACCCTGGATGCGGAGCAGGTGGACGATCTTATGGCTCGCCGCAAAGTTCGCGCACCTAGGGATTGGGAAGATAATAACTTCGGTTCTGGTGGAAACAGCCCGACCCAGGATACTGAAACCACAGAGGCCTCAACTGAGGCGGATAAGAGCAATACCGTCGGCGGCCCATTAAACGGCCACTGA
- the rlmE gene encoding 23S rRNA (uridine(2552)-2'-O)-methyltransferase RlmE, with the protein MGRSKSSHRWLREHFNDHYVKQSQKEGYRSRASYKLQELQNKDRLFKPGMTVVDLGAAPGGWSQVAMELVGHKGKVLASDILPMDPLAGVDFVQGDFTEESVLSELLQRMGDELADLVISDMAPNMSGIRDVDQPASMYLVELAVDMARQVLKPGGAFVAKVFQGEGFDELIRDLRGSYNSVVTRKPGASRPRSREVYVVARGFKG; encoded by the coding sequence ATGGGCCGATCTAAGAGCAGCCACCGTTGGCTGCGTGAACATTTTAATGACCATTACGTCAAACAGTCCCAAAAAGAGGGCTACCGCTCCCGTGCCAGCTATAAGCTGCAGGAGCTACAAAATAAGGACCGCTTATTCAAGCCGGGCATGACTGTTGTCGACCTGGGTGCGGCTCCAGGGGGCTGGTCCCAGGTAGCGATGGAGTTGGTAGGGCACAAAGGCAAGGTTTTGGCGTCAGATATATTGCCGATGGACCCGCTGGCCGGTGTGGACTTTGTCCAGGGGGACTTTACCGAGGAGTCTGTGCTCAGTGAACTGCTACAGCGCATGGGCGATGAACTGGCAGACCTTGTGATTTCCGATATGGCCCCCAATATGAGTGGGATACGCGATGTTGATCAGCCCGCCTCCATGTATTTGGTGGAACTGGCGGTCGATATGGCCCGGCAGGTACTTAAGCCCGGTGGTGCATTTGTTGCAAAGGTATTCCAGGGAGAGGGTTTCGACGAGTTGATCCGCGACTTGCGCGGTAGCTACAACAGTGTCGTAACTCGCAAACCTGGCGCTTCCCGCCCCCGTTCACGTGAAGTATACGTGGTGGCGCGAGGATTTAAGGGCTGA
- a CDS encoding YhbY family RNA-binding protein has product MYAFNRRPQKALRSLGHNLKPVVTVAGNGLSEGVMEELNRALEDHELIKVKLMIADREVRHQIVGELCEKSSSELVQEIGKIALIFRAAQKPDIRKSNLLR; this is encoded by the coding sequence TTGTATGCCTTTAACCGCCGACCGCAAAAAGCTCTTCGCTCTCTGGGTCACAACCTGAAACCTGTCGTGACCGTAGCCGGCAATGGGCTGAGCGAGGGGGTGATGGAAGAACTGAACCGGGCACTCGAAGACCACGAGCTGATCAAGGTCAAACTGATGATCGCCGACCGGGAAGTACGCCACCAAATCGTTGGCGAGCTTTGTGAGAAATCCTCTTCAGAGCTAGTACAGGAAATTGGCAAGATTGCCCTGATTTTCCGTGCTGCGCAGAAGCCGGATATTCGCAAGTCCAACCTGCTGCGATAA
- a CDS encoding S41 family peptidase, with amino-acid sequence MEIRLRKLALAGVVTLGALGLAACGGGGGGSDSDSGDGSETPTAVGGTWEKGNFLPVSTYASRCVAPRSGTDPATGSAYADVAGTREDENNWLRSMSNELYLWYDEIEDQDPASFDDSLAYFDELKTFALTPSGQEKDRFHYTVPSNEWYSQTESGVYVGYGIQWALLSDEPPRKAVVAYLDEENGGNLPDIITRGAEVISVDGVDLAYGNDVDTLNYGMWPENDGESHVFEIRPLGSSTIETVTLVASPVQSDPVQYVKTVDTNSGRKVGYMLFNDHIATAEAELIDAVSALESESVDDLVLDLRYNGGGYLDIAAELAYMIAGDNTAGQVFEIAQFNDQHPETNPITGAPLDGTPFYSTGLGFVDESLYGEELPTLNLSRLFVLTSENTCSASEAIINGLRGIDVEVIQIGETTCGKPYGFYPLDNCGTTYFTIQFSGVNAKGFGDYSDGFVPNGNYGTDADLPGCVIGDDFDNLLGDADEARFATALNYIETGECGDIAVSAFSISGESEGAPVFNARVTKEVSRSNRIMVK; translated from the coding sequence ATGGAAATCCGTCTACGTAAGCTAGCTTTAGCAGGGGTTGTTACTCTGGGAGCTTTAGGCTTGGCAGCCTGCGGGGGAGGCGGAGGTGGCTCTGACTCTGATAGTGGAGATGGTTCTGAGACGCCAACCGCCGTTGGCGGCACTTGGGAAAAGGGTAACTTCCTGCCTGTCTCAACTTATGCGAGCCGGTGTGTTGCTCCCCGCAGTGGCACAGACCCAGCAACGGGTTCAGCTTATGCTGATGTAGCGGGCACCCGCGAGGATGAAAATAACTGGTTGCGCTCAATGAGTAATGAGCTCTACCTATGGTACGACGAGATTGAAGACCAGGATCCAGCGAGCTTCGATGATTCCTTGGCTTATTTCGATGAGCTGAAAACTTTCGCCTTAACCCCCTCGGGTCAGGAAAAGGATCGCTTCCATTATACGGTTCCATCAAATGAGTGGTATTCACAAACCGAATCTGGGGTTTATGTTGGCTATGGTATTCAGTGGGCTTTACTTTCCGATGAGCCGCCACGTAAAGCGGTAGTCGCATATCTGGATGAGGAAAACGGTGGTAATCTGCCGGATATTATCACCCGCGGTGCAGAAGTTATCAGTGTGGATGGCGTTGACCTGGCTTACGGTAATGATGTCGATACCTTAAATTACGGTATGTGGCCGGAAAACGATGGTGAGTCCCACGTATTTGAAATAAGGCCTTTGGGTTCTTCAACGATTGAGACTGTCACTTTGGTTGCATCGCCAGTGCAATCGGACCCTGTTCAATATGTTAAAACGGTGGACACAAATTCGGGCCGCAAAGTTGGATATATGCTGTTCAATGATCATATTGCGACAGCGGAAGCGGAACTGATTGATGCTGTTAGCGCGCTTGAGTCTGAGTCTGTTGATGACTTAGTACTAGATCTTCGCTACAACGGTGGTGGTTATCTCGATATCGCTGCAGAGTTAGCCTATATGATCGCAGGTGATAATACTGCGGGACAGGTATTTGAAATTGCCCAGTTTAACGACCAGCATCCGGAAACTAACCCAATTACCGGAGCGCCATTGGATGGGACTCCATTCTACTCGACCGGCCTGGGCTTTGTTGATGAGTCTTTATACGGGGAAGAATTGCCGACTTTAAACCTGTCGCGGCTGTTTGTCTTAACCAGTGAAAATACCTGCTCAGCCAGTGAGGCCATAATCAATGGCTTGCGCGGAATTGATGTAGAAGTTATCCAGATCGGTGAGACTACTTGCGGTAAGCCTTACGGTTTTTATCCTCTGGATAACTGCGGCACCACTTATTTCACTATTCAGTTCTCCGGTGTAAATGCAAAAGGCTTTGGCGATTACTCCGATGGCTTTGTACCCAATGGTAATTATGGAACTGATGCTGATTTGCCCGGATGTGTGATCGGGGATGACTTTGACAATCTCCTGGGTGATGCTGATGAAGCACGGTTTGCCACTGCATTGAATTACATTGAGACTGGAGAATGTGGAGATATTGCCGTTAGCGCATTCTCCATTTCCGGTGAAAGCGAGGGTGCCCCCGTTTTCAATGCACGAGTGACCAAGGAAGTCTCTCGCAGTAACCGCATAATGGTGAAATAA
- the pntB gene encoding Re/Si-specific NAD(P)(+) transhydrogenase subunit beta, with protein sequence MNGMIAMAYLFSAVMFILSLGGLSSHETARRGNIYGMVGMAVAIIATIAGVAAGAYWMVAIAMIVGAVIGLALAKRVAMTQMPQMVALLHSFVGLAAVLIGWGGFLDPVVELHGAAHVVHSTEIYLGVFIGAITLTGSLVAFCKLQGLVSGKPLMLPARHWLNLIAILACIVLGVLFVPADVHAGTVINLLLMTSIALLLGIHLVAAIGGADMPVVISMLNSYSGWAAAATGFMLGNDLLIVVGALVGSSGAILSYIMCRGMNRSFISVILGGFGSDGGEVSDEEVNGEVIAIDQQELADELDAADSIIIVPGFGMAVAHAQQAVSDLTDRLRKAGKTVRFGIHPVAGRLPGHMNVLLAEANVPYDIVLEMDEINPDFPATDLVLVIGANDTVNPDAVEKPGSPIAGMPVLEVWKAGKVVILKRSMASGYAGVANPLFYKENSRMLFGDAKDSLQGVLGKVGN encoded by the coding sequence ATGAACGGTATGATTGCAATGGCTTATCTCTTCTCGGCAGTGATGTTTATCTTGAGTCTGGGAGGTTTATCCAGTCACGAAACTGCGCGCAGGGGAAATATTTACGGCATGGTGGGAATGGCAGTTGCCATTATCGCCACTATTGCTGGAGTGGCCGCCGGGGCTTACTGGATGGTCGCCATCGCCATGATCGTCGGCGCGGTGATTGGTTTGGCACTGGCCAAGCGTGTGGCTATGACTCAAATGCCACAAATGGTGGCTTTGCTACACAGCTTCGTCGGCTTGGCTGCGGTATTAATTGGTTGGGGCGGTTTCCTCGATCCGGTTGTGGAGTTACACGGGGCTGCTCATGTTGTCCACAGCACTGAGATATACCTGGGTGTATTTATTGGGGCAATTACCCTGACCGGTTCTTTGGTTGCTTTTTGTAAGTTGCAGGGATTGGTTTCCGGGAAACCATTAATGCTACCGGCCCGGCACTGGCTTAACTTGATTGCCATTTTGGCCTGTATTGTTCTGGGTGTGTTGTTTGTACCGGCAGATGTGCATGCGGGTACGGTTATTAACTTGCTGTTAATGACCTCAATTGCATTGCTGTTAGGTATTCACCTTGTGGCGGCTATTGGCGGCGCTGATATGCCGGTGGTTATATCCATGCTGAACAGCTACTCCGGTTGGGCCGCTGCCGCTACCGGATTTATGCTGGGCAATGATCTGTTAATTGTAGTGGGCGCCCTGGTGGGTTCTTCCGGTGCCATCCTGAGTTACATCATGTGCCGGGGAATGAACCGCTCTTTTATCAGCGTTATTCTCGGTGGATTTGGCTCTGATGGTGGTGAAGTGTCCGATGAGGAAGTCAATGGTGAAGTAATTGCCATTGATCAACAGGAGCTTGCGGATGAACTGGATGCGGCGGACAGTATCATTATTGTTCCCGGATTCGGAATGGCGGTAGCCCATGCCCAGCAGGCGGTTAGTGACTTGACTGATCGTTTGAGAAAAGCAGGCAAAACAGTGCGCTTTGGTATTCACCCGGTAGCTGGACGTCTTCCCGGACATATGAATGTGCTCTTGGCTGAGGCTAACGTGCCTTACGATATCGTTCTGGAAATGGATGAGATTAATCCAGACTTTCCCGCTACAGATTTGGTTTTGGTGATCGGTGCGAACGACACGGTAAACCCGGATGCAGTGGAAAAACCGGGCTCGCCTATCGCCGGTATGCCGGTGTTGGAAGTTTGGAAGGCCGGTAAGGTTGTTATCCTCAAACGCTCTATGGCTTCCGGGTATGCGGGAGTTGCTAACCCGCTGTTTTACAAAGAAAACTCACGTATGCTGTTCGGTGATGCAAAAGATAGTTTGCAGGGGGTTTTGGGTAAAGTCGGCAATTAG